The proteins below come from a single Treponema phagedenis genomic window:
- the sufC gene encoding Fe-S cluster assembly ATPase SufC, with protein sequence MDTLLDIQGLQMSVNEKQILKNLNLNIKKGEVHVVMGPNGAGKSTLAAAIVGNPKFTIDSGKIFFEGELINEVPVHERARKGIFLSFQIPEEIPGLKIEEFLRASKEAVSGKKISIFKFHSLLLEKMKDLHINEEYAGRSLNVGFSGGEKKKNEILQLAILEPKLAILDETDSGLDIDATKIVFEGVSKIRTDDMGILIITHHNKVLDYIKPDFVHILIDGTIVKTGDMALVEYIEKHGYANIQENI encoded by the coding sequence ATGGATACACTTTTGGATATACAAGGGCTTCAAATGTCGGTGAATGAGAAGCAGATTCTCAAAAACCTCAATTTGAATATAAAAAAAGGCGAAGTGCATGTGGTAATGGGGCCGAACGGGGCAGGAAAATCCACATTGGCTGCCGCTATTGTCGGCAATCCGAAATTTACAATCGATTCGGGCAAAATCTTCTTTGAAGGCGAACTTATAAACGAGGTGCCGGTACATGAGCGGGCGAGGAAGGGAATTTTCCTCTCTTTTCAAATCCCGGAAGAAATTCCCGGACTCAAAATAGAAGAGTTTCTGCGTGCATCAAAAGAAGCAGTATCGGGAAAAAAGATTTCGATATTTAAATTTCATTCCCTGCTCCTTGAAAAAATGAAAGACTTGCATATTAACGAAGAGTATGCAGGCCGCAGCTTGAACGTAGGTTTTTCAGGCGGCGAGAAAAAAAAGAATGAGATTTTGCAGCTTGCGATTCTTGAACCGAAGCTTGCAATCCTTGATGAAACGGATTCGGGACTTGATATTGATGCAACAAAAATTGTTTTTGAAGGAGTCTCGAAGATTCGCACCGATGATATGGGGATTTTAATTATCACACATCACAATAAGGTACTTGACTATATCAAGCCTGACTTTGTGCATATTCTAATAGACGGCACCATTGTTAAAACAGGCGATATGGCTTTAGTAGAATATATTGAAAAGCATGGCTATGCAAACATACAAGAGAATATATGA
- a CDS encoding ABC transporter permease — MLDKKYLQRKILRTEFFVFIAIIILSILIQLRSGQFFSNNNLVDLVRAVIIPAMFSIAAMIVLVSGGTDVSAPSIASLAMYLVSKWMLRYEGNVIVLFLIGAGIGIILGCLNGYLIARFQFPTLIVTLGTASLYTGLLQGVFAAHEHPVPAPMHALGKAKLFSVDNAVSGLKSNMPVTIFLLIALVILVWFILQKTMLGRGIYAIGGDVISAQRAGFNVFQIQMFIYIFVGMIAGITGVARASMMMNCQPTNLNGMEMTAIASCVLGGTSVQGGAGSITGTILGVLLITIISNSLLLLGISTFWQKIFTGLIILIGTGVSAYRMKQRQGH, encoded by the coding sequence ATGTTGGATAAAAAATATTTACAACGGAAAATTTTAAGAACAGAGTTTTTTGTTTTTATTGCTATCATTATTTTATCAATCCTTATTCAGCTGCGCAGCGGGCAGTTTTTTAGTAATAATAATTTGGTAGACCTTGTGCGTGCGGTCATTATCCCCGCAATGTTTTCTATCGCGGCAATGATTGTGCTCGTATCCGGAGGAACAGACGTGTCTGCTCCGTCGATAGCCTCTCTTGCAATGTATTTAGTTTCAAAATGGATGTTGAGATATGAAGGCAATGTTATCGTTTTGTTTCTTATCGGAGCGGGAATTGGTATTATACTCGGCTGCTTAAACGGATACCTTATTGCCCGATTCCAATTTCCTACACTCATTGTTACATTAGGAACCGCCAGTTTATATACGGGACTATTACAGGGTGTATTTGCCGCACACGAGCATCCTGTTCCAGCTCCAATGCATGCGCTTGGAAAAGCAAAACTGTTTTCGGTAGATAATGCCGTTTCGGGGCTTAAGTCAAACATGCCGGTAACAATCTTTTTGTTAATTGCATTGGTTATTTTAGTTTGGTTTATTTTACAAAAGACAATGCTCGGACGAGGGATTTATGCTATCGGCGGCGATGTCATTTCCGCCCAGCGTGCAGGGTTTAATGTATTCCAGATACAAATGTTCATTTATATCTTTGTGGGCATGATTGCCGGCATTACCGGTGTAGCAAGAGCCTCAATGATGATGAATTGCCAACCAACTAATTTAAACGGTATGGAAATGACCGCTATTGCTTCGTGTGTGCTTGGAGGAACCAGTGTTCAAGGCGGTGCAGGTTCTATAACTGGCACCATACTGGGAGTTTTACTTATTACCATAATATCAAATAGTTTGCTCCTTTTAGGAATCTCAACATTTTGGCAAAAAATATTTACCGGTTTAATTATCCTGATAGGAACAGGCGTTTCTGCTTATCGAATGAAGCAGCGACAGGGGCATTAA
- a CDS encoding ABC transporter permease, whose translation MNDKKTTMLKWLNSKDSTVIRLVFLLIGVFIFCAILKPRLFLSSNNFVSISKQFPELGILALGISIAMISGGIDLSGVSIANLSSVLSAFFLIKQVSSPAGAEHPLLFILLTVALSLCIGCVCGGINGFLIAVINIPPILATLGSSLLYTGIAIVITGGKTISGLPLLYSRIGNSSLFSVIPVPLILFAAVAAFSFFILEKTKFGKELYLAGTNMKAAFYSGVQTVSLLIKTYALAGILAACSGLIMMARYNSTKADQGSSYTMQCILIAVLGGVNPNGGKGSVLGIVLAVIILQFLSTTLNMFENLSNFYRDIIWGLILIAVLVSNYFINQIETKKYEKQ comes from the coding sequence ATGAATGATAAAAAAACTACTATGTTGAAATGGCTCAACTCAAAAGATTCTACCGTAATTCGATTGGTATTTTTACTGATAGGTGTATTTATTTTTTGTGCGATTTTAAAGCCGCGCTTATTTTTAAGTAGCAACAACTTTGTTTCAATTTCAAAACAATTTCCTGAGCTTGGAATTTTAGCACTCGGGATAAGCATTGCAATGATTTCAGGCGGCATAGACCTTTCGGGGGTTAGCATTGCAAATTTATCAAGCGTGCTTTCTGCATTTTTTTTAATTAAACAAGTTTCATCACCCGCAGGAGCAGAACATCCGCTTTTGTTCATTCTCTTAACGGTCGCGCTCTCTCTTTGCATCGGTTGTGTTTGCGGCGGTATAAACGGCTTTCTTATTGCCGTGATAAACATTCCGCCTATTCTCGCAACATTAGGGTCTTCACTGCTTTATACCGGAATTGCAATCGTTATAACCGGCGGTAAAACAATTTCAGGGCTCCCTTTGTTGTATTCAAGAATAGGGAATTCTAGTCTTTTTTCCGTAATACCGGTACCGCTTATCCTGTTCGCCGCAGTGGCAGCTTTTTCCTTTTTTATTTTAGAAAAGACTAAATTCGGCAAAGAGTTGTATTTAGCGGGTACAAATATGAAAGCCGCTTTTTATTCGGGCGTGCAAACGGTTTCTCTTTTAATAAAAACCTATGCGCTTGCAGGGATATTGGCGGCTTGCTCCGGACTCATAATGATGGCGCGATATAACTCAACAAAAGCAGACCAAGGTTCCTCATATACAATGCAATGCATTCTTATCGCTGTTTTAGGCGGAGTTAATCCGAATGGCGGGAAAGGTTCTGTTTTAGGGATTGTACTTGCCGTTATCATTCTGCAATTTTTAAGTACCACTTTAAACATGTTTGAAAATCTTTCAAACTTTTACCGCGATATCATATGGGGCCTCATTTTAATTGCCGTATTGGTTTCTAATTATTTTATCAATCAGATAGAAACTAAAAAATACGAAAAACAATGA
- a CDS encoding SPOR domain-containing protein, whose translation MKKLFCVLLLCTTSVLCFAETWFVCLSSFRIEANAKRFVKVLKNNGLSAEIDKQVIGEKVFYRVLLTDPFETRQTARQKKDTLADSSYAQKLSFKGLWICTASEHFNKQYAGSMPHNRSPILTENIENIPLSIKAPYSVLVNRYKEEQRAQTGMRRLKTQGVDAYVVKTYDNTEYFSFDLHAGAFPSKEQALNLQKQLTESGVKTKSVSNYNNIKKSIVQYNTVVAAKEVTAGSGSTNIPDLFSPAVAQCIREFPINENFQIERLFIFDFDEIRTRTAELEAARSDLPKPDLDINEKTQAVSCVEYLDDLFNKRMSVIVYAGTAGAYSFTAENAKGKSLELHSPSGTLDCRLIKKEDTYRLIGINKDKNILVEFVSSDFSEKEFESLLNNSFNNSSLLVYPEVRKTLCVLPNKNTNQQRAFLFFSLTQVDPSYAINRNNADWARSVVGHWEASGLFSVENKPTYIDFFDMDYNYNAEKSHTMFKVFRQTGTSKNINNHPVKIKNANGWYANDIADGPEVSFSVMQYIVAVGNGVDAKLSEEELVLLSKDLRIWE comes from the coding sequence ATGAAAAAATTATTTTGTGTTTTATTGTTATGTACAACATCCGTTTTATGTTTTGCAGAAACGTGGTTTGTCTGCTTGAGTTCCTTTAGAATAGAAGCAAATGCAAAAAGATTTGTCAAAGTGCTCAAAAATAATGGGCTTTCTGCTGAGATCGATAAACAAGTTATCGGTGAAAAAGTTTTTTACCGCGTGCTTTTAACCGATCCGTTTGAGACAAGGCAAACTGCTCGGCAGAAAAAGGACACGCTTGCCGATTCTTCTTACGCTCAAAAACTTTCGTTTAAGGGCCTATGGATATGTACCGCAAGCGAGCACTTCAATAAACAGTATGCAGGCTCCATGCCGCATAATCGATCCCCCATATTAACTGAAAATATAGAGAACATCCCTTTATCGATAAAAGCTCCGTATTCCGTTTTAGTAAACCGATACAAAGAAGAGCAACGCGCGCAAACAGGAATGCGCCGGCTTAAAACACAAGGCGTTGATGCCTATGTTGTAAAAACCTATGATAACACTGAATATTTTTCTTTTGATCTGCATGCCGGAGCTTTTCCGTCGAAAGAGCAAGCCCTCAATTTACAAAAACAGCTCACCGAATCGGGTGTGAAAACTAAAAGCGTTTCTAATTACAATAATATTAAGAAAAGTATTGTACAGTATAATACTGTTGTTGCCGCAAAAGAAGTAACCGCCGGCTCCGGCAGCACGAATATTCCCGACTTATTTTCGCCTGCGGTTGCACAATGTATTCGTGAGTTTCCAATAAATGAAAATTTTCAAATTGAACGTTTATTTATTTTTGACTTTGACGAGATCCGTACAAGGACTGCGGAATTGGAAGCGGCTAGATCGGATTTGCCGAAACCGGATTTAGATATCAACGAAAAAACGCAGGCTGTCTCCTGCGTTGAATATTTGGATGATTTATTTAACAAGCGAATGAGCGTTATCGTTTACGCGGGTACCGCAGGCGCTTATTCATTTACTGCTGAAAATGCGAAAGGCAAATCTTTAGAGTTACATTCGCCAAGCGGAACATTGGATTGCCGCCTCATTAAAAAGGAAGATACATACCGTCTAATAGGTATTAACAAGGATAAAAATATTTTAGTTGAATTTGTAAGCAGTGATTTTTCGGAGAAAGAATTTGAATCTCTTCTGAACAATAGTTTTAATAACAGCAGTCTGTTGGTATATCCTGAAGTACGAAAAACGTTGTGTGTTTTGCCTAATAAAAATACAAACCAGCAGAGAGCATTTTTATTTTTTTCTTTAACACAGGTAGACCCCTCTTATGCAATAAACAGGAACAATGCCGACTGGGCTCGATCGGTTGTCGGACATTGGGAGGCGTCAGGTTTGTTTAGCGTTGAAAATAAGCCAACATATATTGACTTTTTCGATATGGATTATAATTATAATGCGGAAAAGTCTCACACTATGTTCAAAGTTTTTCGGCAAACAGGGACATCTAAAAATATAAATAATCATCCTGTCAAGATAAAAAATGCAAACGGATGGTATGCAAATGATATAGCTGATGGCCCCGAAGTTTCTTTTTCCGTTATGCAATACATTGTTGCTGTAGGAAACGGGGTTGATGCAAAATTAAGCGAAGAAGAACTTGTTTTGCTTTCAAAAGATTTACGGATATGGGAGTGA
- a CDS encoding plasmid pRiA4b ORF-3 family protein, producing MTYVYTFKVQLVEFEDKIWRDIEITSASSVAKLAYSIIAAFGGDGSHLFGIRHNNNRYEFMPEDDFQFSSDPLIDSVKTKLSKLKLTVGDTLMMAYDYGAGWEFSIELISATEMNPHKGRLYPRVTAGAGNGIIENSFPSQLEELMEHTDKTGKTLHLYSEYGGEMIEEIDEAADPDDVFEIEWDYREFDLEDLSIFFQDLVQRTQHAYESGLSNK from the coding sequence ATGACATACGTTTATACGTTTAAAGTACAATTAGTTGAGTTTGAAGATAAGATTTGGCGTGATATTGAAATTACTTCTGCGTCAAGTGTGGCAAAATTGGCTTATTCAATAATTGCGGCTTTTGGCGGAGACGGAAGCCATCTTTTCGGTATTCGGCATAACAATAATCGCTATGAGTTTATGCCCGAAGATGATTTTCAATTTTCATCCGATCCGCTAATTGACTCCGTTAAAACAAAGTTGTCAAAACTAAAGCTTACGGTAGGCGACACATTGATGATGGCATATGACTACGGTGCCGGCTGGGAATTCAGTATTGAGCTCATCTCAGCAACCGAAATGAACCCGCACAAAGGACGGCTCTATCCGCGTGTTACTGCCGGTGCAGGGAACGGCATTATTGAAAATAGCTTCCCCAGCCAGCTTGAAGAACTGATGGAGCATACTGATAAAACCGGCAAAACCCTTCATTTGTATTCTGAGTATGGCGGAGAGATGATTGAAGAAATAGACGAAGCAGCCGACCCCGATGATGTATTTGAAATTGAATGGGATTACAGAGAATTTGACTTAGAGGATCTTAGTATCTTTTTTCAAGACTTAGTTCAAAGAACGCAACATGCTTATGAATCCGGATTGTCGAATAAATAA
- the sufB gene encoding Fe-S cluster assembly protein SufB gives MNKENTKVTNDSVAANEAEDEALFQTRKKTYVSDIDRGIYDIKDTIDYAFSTGFGLNADVVKKISERKNEPKWMLDLRLQSLQYFIDTPVPNWGPDISDLNIEEIIHYIVSDSKPMADNWDDVPEDIKKTFDRLGIPEAERTSLAGVGAQYDSEVVYHSLKQDLENQGVVYLDMDTAVHEYEAIVKEHFMQLIKPNDHKFASLHGAVWSGGSFVYVPKGVKVDLPLQSYFRLNAKQSGQFEHTLIIVDEGAYLHFIEGCSAPKYYKNALHAGAVELYVKKGATLRYSTIENWSRNLYNLNTKRALVEEDGAVEWVSGSFGSRVTMLYPMSILKGDRARSEFTGVTFASAGQCLDTGTKTVHLGKNTVSEMHSRSISKNGGEANYRGLLYIGPNADGAKAVAECESLMLDNESRTDTIPFIDVHTDNVDIGHEAKIGRISDTMVFYLMQRGLDEATAKSLIIKGFVEPISKELPLEYAVELNNLITIELEGTIG, from the coding sequence ATGAATAAAGAAAATACAAAAGTTACCAATGATTCCGTTGCAGCCAATGAAGCGGAAGATGAGGCTCTTTTTCAAACCAGAAAAAAAACCTATGTTTCCGATATTGACCGCGGAATATACGATATAAAAGATACCATCGATTATGCTTTTTCCACCGGCTTCGGCTTAAATGCCGACGTTGTAAAAAAAATATCAGAGCGCAAAAATGAGCCAAAATGGATGCTTGATTTGCGGCTGCAATCATTGCAGTATTTTATTGATACGCCGGTGCCGAATTGGGGCCCCGATATTTCAGACCTTAATATAGAAGAGATTATTCACTATATTGTCTCTGATTCAAAACCGATGGCGGATAACTGGGACGATGTGCCGGAGGATATTAAAAAAACTTTTGATCGGCTCGGCATTCCTGAGGCGGAGCGCACGTCGCTTGCGGGTGTTGGTGCGCAATATGATTCAGAGGTGGTGTATCACAGTTTAAAACAAGACCTTGAAAATCAGGGCGTGGTGTACCTCGATATGGACACAGCAGTGCATGAATACGAAGCAATTGTAAAAGAGCATTTTATGCAGTTGATTAAACCGAATGATCATAAGTTTGCCTCCCTGCACGGCGCTGTTTGGTCGGGCGGCTCTTTTGTTTATGTGCCGAAGGGGGTAAAGGTTGATTTGCCTTTGCAGTCATATTTCCGGTTGAATGCAAAACAGTCCGGACAGTTTGAGCACACACTCATTATTGTTGATGAAGGTGCATATCTTCATTTTATCGAAGGCTGCAGCGCACCGAAATATTATAAAAACGCCCTGCATGCGGGAGCGGTCGAACTCTATGTTAAAAAGGGCGCAACCCTGCGATACTCAACAATAGAAAACTGGTCACGCAATCTGTATAACCTAAATACCAAACGAGCCTTAGTTGAAGAAGACGGCGCTGTTGAATGGGTGTCGGGTTCTTTCGGCTCGCGGGTTACAATGCTTTACCCGATGAGCATTTTGAAAGGAGATCGTGCGCGCTCCGAGTTCACCGGCGTAACCTTTGCTTCAGCGGGACAGTGCCTTGACACCGGCACAAAAACTGTTCACTTAGGCAAGAACACCGTTTCGGAAATGCACTCTCGGTCAATTTCAAAAAACGGCGGTGAGGCAAATTATCGCGGGCTCTTATATATCGGCCCAAATGCGGACGGCGCAAAGGCAGTTGCCGAATGCGAATCGCTTATGCTTGATAACGAGTCCAGAACCGACACCATTCCTTTTATCGATGTGCATACCGATAATGTTGATATCGGGCACGAAGCAAAAATCGGAAGGATAAGCGACACGATGGTGTTTTATCTTATGCAGCGCGGGCTTGATGAGGCAACAGCGAAGTCTTTAATCATCAAAGGTTTTGTCGAGCCAATTTCAAAAGAGCTGCCCTTGGAATATGCGGTTGAATTAAACAATCTCATTACAATAGAACTTGAAGGCACAATCGGATAA
- a CDS encoding ribulokinase, which produces MDKFVLGIDFGTDSCRTLVVNAMTGAIVSSAVCEFTRWKEQRFCRSDLMQYRQHPLDHIESLTQSIVAAVSKLSAEQKEAIVAIGIDATGSTPGPVNKDGVQLALLPEFANEPDAMFILWKDHTATAESVEITASAKKQSQDYTRFCGGTYSAEWFWAKILHITRKNKKVREAAYTWVEHSDWLPALLTDTIKPDSLIRNRCAAGHKGLWHESFPNGYPPEEFFYAFDPDLPRILKTLSPPRSVDSVIGNLSKEWAERLGLSQNIVVATGIIDAHCGAIGAGISVNTMVKVMGTSTCDMVLADPSAVKDKTVHGISGQVDGSVLPHYIGFEAGQSSFGDIYAWYEKLLSWPLYFFKNEITIKTGTLSLLSALDKEAAKLPVTENTDYAVDWFNGRRTPDANQRVCAGVGGLSLASDTVSVYYALAESSVFGSYAILNRFEEEGIPIKAVIGTGGIARKSPFIMQLMADCFNRNISVTKEMQTVALGAAIIAAAAGKIYENIEQAQKALLRGYDSVYTPNQTRHEILKKRWKKYTAFASFLNTMEKN; this is translated from the coding sequence ATGGATAAATTTGTGTTGGGGATAGATTTTGGAACAGATTCTTGCAGAACTCTCGTTGTTAATGCAATGACAGGGGCAATAGTTTCTTCTGCCGTTTGTGAATTTACCCGCTGGAAAGAGCAACGTTTTTGCCGCTCTGATTTAATGCAGTATCGTCAGCACCCGCTTGACCATATTGAAAGCCTTACGCAAAGCATTGTAGCGGCGGTGTCAAAACTATCAGCTGAACAGAAAGAAGCGATTGTTGCGATTGGAATAGATGCAACGGGCTCAACCCCGGGGCCTGTTAATAAGGACGGCGTTCAGCTTGCGCTTTTGCCTGAGTTTGCAAACGAGCCCGATGCAATGTTTATTCTATGGAAAGACCATACGGCAACCGCCGAATCAGTCGAAATTACCGCTTCGGCAAAAAAACAATCGCAGGATTATACTCGCTTTTGCGGCGGTACCTATTCCGCCGAATGGTTTTGGGCAAAGATTTTGCACATTACTCGAAAAAATAAAAAGGTAAGAGAGGCAGCGTATACATGGGTAGAGCATTCGGATTGGCTCCCCGCTCTTCTTACGGATACGATAAAACCCGATTCGCTTATTCGCAATCGCTGCGCCGCGGGGCATAAGGGGCTGTGGCATGAATCATTTCCAAACGGATATCCGCCTGAAGAATTTTTCTATGCGTTTGATCCGGATCTTCCACGAATCCTCAAAACACTATCACCTCCACGTTCGGTTGACAGTGTTATTGGAAATCTTTCAAAAGAATGGGCAGAGCGATTAGGACTTTCGCAAAATATTGTTGTGGCGACAGGAATTATCGATGCTCATTGCGGAGCGATTGGAGCAGGAATTAGCGTTAACACGATGGTAAAAGTAATGGGAACATCAACTTGCGATATGGTACTTGCCGACCCATCCGCAGTAAAAGATAAAACAGTGCACGGAATTAGCGGTCAGGTTGACGGCTCTGTTTTACCGCATTACATTGGTTTTGAAGCAGGGCAATCCTCGTTCGGTGATATTTATGCATGGTATGAAAAACTGCTTTCGTGGCCGCTTTATTTTTTTAAGAATGAAATAACGATAAAAACCGGTACACTTTCTCTGCTTTCTGCACTTGATAAAGAGGCAGCGAAGCTTCCCGTTACGGAAAACACCGATTATGCGGTTGATTGGTTTAACGGACGCCGTACTCCCGATGCAAACCAACGGGTATGTGCAGGTGTAGGAGGCTTATCCTTAGCAAGCGATACGGTTTCTGTTTATTATGCGCTGGCGGAAAGCTCCGTATTCGGTTCGTATGCAATTTTAAATCGATTTGAAGAAGAAGGAATTCCGATTAAAGCTGTCATTGGAACAGGAGGAATTGCTCGAAAGTCTCCCTTTATTATGCAGTTAATGGCGGATTGTTTTAACCGCAATATATCGGTTACAAAAGAAATGCAAACGGTCGCATTAGGAGCTGCAATCATTGCCGCAGCTGCCGGAAAAATATACGAAAACATAGAGCAAGCGCAAAAGGCATTATTGAGAGGTTATGATTCCGTATACACACCGAACCAGACCCGACATGAAATTTTAAAAAAGAGATGGAAAAAGTATACAGCATTTGCTTCTTTTTTAAACACCATGGAGAAAAATTAA
- a CDS encoding aldose 1-epimerase family protein, with protein MMNFNCKSKNELLRYTGALDQIAGIKRYTFNSGMEKGIAAIEVRNGSGLNFTVLESKNMDIYQMEYKGINLGFYYKNRMVAPERFVAVENEFLAYAGGGMMYTTGLQNSGPANTDEGLYQPLHGRIHAMSADNIFAEAAYDESGIFRIKVGGRTRESRLFGHNLTLARTISTEMDSNTIEIKDLIENETCRDTFFSLMYHFNFGYPFLDEDTEIILPPKTQTATRTESSKKYFAERYRMSKPIDNFEEHLYYHDIPADTNGMSHILVVNKKLTLAVHIQFNKNVLPFMGEWKSMGSGDYALGILPATNLLRGRQEEKAARTLTSIPAFSSVAAHLLFTVLDSDTEIEKLAKTIQAMF; from the coding sequence ATGATGAATTTTAATTGTAAATCAAAAAATGAACTACTGCGATATACCGGTGCGCTTGATCAGATTGCAGGCATAAAAAGATACACCTTTAACAGCGGAATGGAAAAGGGAATTGCTGCCATTGAAGTGCGCAATGGATCAGGGCTCAATTTCACCGTTCTTGAAAGTAAAAACATGGACATATATCAAATGGAGTATAAGGGAATTAACCTTGGCTTTTATTATAAAAACAGAATGGTTGCTCCTGAACGATTTGTGGCGGTTGAAAATGAGTTTTTAGCATATGCGGGCGGCGGTATGATGTATACCACCGGCTTGCAAAATTCCGGTCCGGCAAACACCGATGAAGGATTGTATCAACCGCTTCACGGACGAATTCACGCAATGAGTGCCGACAATATTTTTGCGGAAGCGGCTTATGACGAATCCGGAATATTCCGCATTAAAGTCGGCGGCAGAACAAGAGAAAGCCGCTTGTTTGGGCATAATCTGACGCTTGCACGAACTATATCAACAGAAATGGATTCAAACACTATCGAAATAAAAGATCTCATTGAAAATGAAACCTGCCGCGACACGTTCTTTTCATTGATGTACCATTTTAATTTCGGGTATCCTTTTTTAGACGAAGACACTGAAATTATCCTTCCTCCAAAAACTCAAACTGCAACAAGAACGGAAAGTTCAAAAAAATATTTTGCTGAGCGGTACCGCATGTCAAAGCCGATTGATAACTTTGAAGAGCATTTATATTACCATGATATTCCGGCTGATACAAACGGTATGTCTCATATACTGGTTGTCAACAAAAAGCTTACGCTTGCGGTGCATATTCAATTTAACAAAAATGTTCTGCCCTTTATGGGAGAGTGGAAATCAATGGGGTCGGGTGATTACGCACTCGGTATTTTGCCGGCAACCAATCTTTTACGCGGAAGGCAAGAGGAAAAAGCGGCGAGAACATTGACAAGCATTCCCGCATTTTCCTCCGTCGCAGCTCATCTACTGTTTACCGTTTTAGACTCCGATACCGAAATAGAAAAATTGGCAAAAACCATACAAGCAATGTTCTAA
- a CDS encoding sugar ABC transporter ATP-binding protein, whose product MTEYILQVTDIHKHFGGVHALKGVSLDIRKGEIYCLAGENGCGKSTLIKIISGFYQADSGKIFFNGSLQNTITPQSAIAAGIQVIYQDFSIFPNLTVYENLALNTELMAKRKIVNKQRLKAIAKKAIAQIDFSIDLEETLGNLSVADKQLVAISRALLDDAQLIIMDEPTTALTKKEVESLFKIIKQLQSKGIAILFVSHKMDEVFEISERFSIFRNGESIMTGNTAELDNAQFSYYMTGREFKNIPHQKKEHGTQPVFECKNISHKTAFKNISFALHKGEVLGITGLLGSGRTELVECLFGAETISEGLFIMNGKPVKIRSIKDAIRLGIGYVPEDRLTEGLFLPQSIKDNITIAKLDLLSKKIFGVIDTVKIDEQSAHWIKTLGIKTNNDQNPVQTLSGGNQQKVVLAKWLALNLHILLLNCPTAGVDIGAKYDIHTFIRQMADDGLSVIVISDDLPEVIALCDRVLIMKAGAITAEYTTENMSERELSQVTMHDEVF is encoded by the coding sequence ATGACTGAATACATATTACAAGTTACAGATATCCATAAACATTTTGGCGGTGTTCATGCCCTAAAGGGCGTTTCGCTTGATATTAGAAAAGGCGAAATTTATTGTCTCGCTGGGGAAAACGGCTGCGGAAAATCAACCCTCATAAAAATTATTTCCGGTTTTTATCAAGCTGATTCAGGGAAAATTTTTTTTAACGGTTCGCTACAAAACACTATCACACCGCAGTCGGCAATAGCCGCCGGCATTCAAGTCATTTATCAAGATTTCTCCATCTTTCCTAACTTAACCGTTTATGAAAATCTTGCCTTAAACACGGAGCTGATGGCAAAAAGAAAAATCGTAAATAAACAACGTTTAAAAGCAATCGCAAAAAAAGCTATTGCTCAAATTGATTTTTCCATTGACTTAGAAGAAACACTCGGGAATTTATCCGTTGCGGACAAACAGCTTGTTGCAATTTCGCGGGCACTCCTTGATGATGCACAGCTGATTATTATGGATGAGCCGACCACTGCGTTAACAAAAAAAGAGGTTGAGTCTCTTTTTAAGATTATAAAACAATTACAATCCAAAGGAATTGCTATTCTCTTTGTCTCTCATAAAATGGATGAAGTGTTTGAAATATCGGAGCGCTTTTCTATTTTTCGCAACGGAGAAAGTATTATGACCGGGAACACAGCTGAATTGGACAATGCACAATTCAGTTATTATATGACCGGAAGAGAATTTAAAAATATACCCCATCAAAAAAAAGAACACGGAACGCAGCCGGTTTTTGAATGTAAAAATATTTCTCATAAAACAGCTTTTAAAAATATTTCCTTTGCCTTGCATAAGGGAGAAGTACTCGGCATAACAGGACTGCTCGGCTCGGGGAGAACAGAATTAGTTGAATGCCTCTTTGGGGCAGAAACAATTTCCGAAGGTTTGTTTATAATGAACGGCAAGCCGGTAAAGATACGATCAATAAAAGATGCTATTCGATTAGGGATTGGATATGTTCCCGAAGACCGACTCACCGAAGGACTTTTTTTACCGCAGTCAATTAAGGATAATATAACTATTGCAAAATTGGATTTGCTTTCTAAAAAAATTTTCGGCGTGATTGATACGGTAAAGATTGATGAGCAAAGCGCTCACTGGATAAAAACTCTGGGAATAAAAACAAATAATGATCAAAACCCTGTGCAAACACTATCCGGAGGGAATCAGCAAAAGGTTGTACTTGCAAAATGGCTGGCACTCAATTTACATATTCTACTGTTGAACTGCCCGACCGCCGGTGTGGACATAGGCGCAAAATACGATATTCATACCTTTATTCGGCAGATGGCTGACGATGGATTATCGGTTATTGTTATTTCCGATGATTTGCCGGAAGTGATAGCCCTTTGCGACCGGGTGCTTATTATGAAAGCAGGAGCAATAACCGCAGAATATACTACGGAAAACATGAGCGAACGGGAACTTTCTCAAGTTACTATGCACGATGAGGTATTCTGA